A genome region from Camelina sativa cultivar DH55 chromosome 10, Cs, whole genome shotgun sequence includes the following:
- the LOC104717299 gene encoding peroxisomal fatty acid beta-oxidation multifunctional protein AIM1: MAKKIGVTMEIGNDGVAVITITNPPVNSLASPIIAGLKEKFQDANQRNDVKAIVLTGNNGRFSGGFDINVFQQVHKTGDLSLMPEVSVELVCNLMEDSRKPVVAAVEGLALGGGLELAMACHARVAAPKAQLGLPELTLGVIPGFGGTQRLPRLVGLAKATDMILLSNSISSEEGHKLGLVDALVPPGDLLSASRKWALDIADGRKPFLRSLHRTDRIGSLSEARAILKNSRQLAKKIAPNMPQHHACIEVIEEGIVHGGYSGVLKEAEVFKQLVLSDTAKGLVHVFFAQRATSKVPNITDVGLKPRPIKKVAIIGGGLMGSGIATALLLSNIRVLLKEINTEYLMKGIKSVEANIKGLVSRGKLTQDKAGKALSLLKGVLDYTEFKDVDMVIEAVIENIQLKQNIFKELEKVCSPHCILASNTSTIDLDVIGEKTNSKDRIVGAHFFSPAHLMTLLEIVRSKNTSAQVILDLMAVGKAIKKVPVVVGNCIGFAVNRTFFPYAQAAHMLANLGVDLFRIDSVITSFGLPLGPFQLGDLAGHGIGLAVGPIYAKVYGDRMFKSPLTELLLKSGRNGKINGRGFYIYEKGSKPKPDPSVLSVVEESRKLTNIMPGGKPISVSDKDIVEMILFPVVNEACRVLDEGVVIRASDLDIASVLGMSFPSYRGGIVFWADMVGPKYIYERLKRLSEMYGGFFKPSRYLEERAMKGMRLSESQSSRSRM; encoded by the exons ACGATGGAAATTGGGAACGATGGTGTTGCTGTCATCACCATTACTAATCCTCCTGTTAACTCTTTGGCCAGTCCAA TTATTGCTGGGTTGAAGGAGAAGTTTCAAGACGCGAATCAGAGGAATGATGTTAAGGCCATCGTGTTGACCG GGAACAATGGTAGATTTTCTGGTGGTTTCGATATCAATGTATTCCAGCAAGTTCATAAGACTG GGGATTTATCGCTTATGCCTGAAGTATCTGTTGAGCTCGTGTGTAACCTGATGGAAG ACTCGAGGAAGCCGGTTGTTGCTGCAGTGGAAGGATTAGCTCTTGGTGGTGGTTTAGAACTGGCAATG GCGTGCCATGCCCGAGTTGCTGCTCCAAAAGCTCAACTAGGCTTACCAGAACTCACACTTGGAGTTATTCCTGGTTTTGGAG GAACCCAACGTCTTCCAAGGTTAGTAGGCCTTGCAAAAGCAACTGATATGATACTG CTTTCGAACTCAATATCCTCAGAAGAGGGTCATAAACTGGGTCTCGTTGATGCTTTGGTGCCACCTGGAGATTTGTTGAGCGCGTCCAGAAAGTGGGCTCTAGACATTGCGGATGGACGTAAACCCTTTTTGCGCTCACTGCACAGGACCGACAGAATTGGTTCTTTATCTGAAGCTCGTGCTATATTGAAGAATTCAAGACAGCTAGCCAAAAAGATAGCCCCAAATATGCCTCAACACCATGCTTGCATTGAGGTGATTGAAGAAGGAATCGTCCATGGAGGATATAGTGGGGTTCTTAAG GAAGCAGAAGTTTTCAAGCAACTAGTACTGTCAGACACCGCAAAGGGTCTTGTTCATGTTTTCTTCGCACAACGTGCAACATCAAAA GTGCCTAATATTACTGACGTTGGATTGAAACCGAGGCCGATAAAAAAAGTTGCAATTATTGGTGGAGGTTTGATGGGTTCTGGCATCGCTACGGCTCTACTTCTAAGCAATATAAGAGTTTTGCTCAAAGAAATAAATACAGAATACCTTATGAAGGGAATAAAATCAGTTGAAG CAAATATCAAAGGCTTGGTATCTAGGGGGAAACTGACACAAGATAAAGCAGGAAAGGCCCTCTCTTTGCTCAAGGGAGTACTCGATTACACAGAATTCAAAGATGTGGACATGGTCATAGAG GCAGTGATTGAAAATATTCAgttgaaacaaaacatattcaaagaACTCGAAAAGGTCTGTTCACCCCATTGCATTTTGGCGAGTAATACATCTACTATCGACCTCGACGTAATTGGGGAAAAGACTAACTCAAAAGATCGCATTGTTGGTGCACATTTCTTCAG CCCTGCCCATCTGATGACCCTTCTCGAGATTGTTCGTTCGAAGAATACTTCTgctcaggtgattttggatctcATGGCGGTTGGAAAGGCCATAAAGAAAGTTCCGGTTGTGGTTGGAAACTGCATAGGCTTTGCAGTGAATAGAACATTCTTTCCATATGCACAAGCTGCACATATGTTGGCCAATCTAGGTGTTGACTTGTTCAGAATCGACAGCGTCATTACCTCTTTTGGCTTGCCGTTGGGCCCATTCCA GCTTGGTGATTTGGCTGGACACGGGATTGGATTAGCAGTTGGGCCTATATATGCCAAGGTCTATGGTGATCGCATGTTCAAATCTCCACTGACTGAGCTTCTTCTTAAGAGCGGGAGAAACG GAAAAATCAACGGGAGAGGATTCTACATATACGAAAAGGGAAGTAAACCAAAACCCGATCCATCAGTGCTTTCAGTTGTTGAGGAATCAAGGAAGCTGACCAATATCATGCCTGGTGGgaag CCTATATCAGTATCTGACAAAGATATTGTAGAGATGATCTTATTCCCTGTGGTTAATGAGGCATGCCGTGTCCTAGATGAAGGAGTTGTGATCCGAGCCTCAGACTTGGACATTGCGTCTGTTCTTGGAATGAGTTTTCCTTCTTACCG CGGAGGAATTGTTTTCTGGGCAGACATGGTTGGACCAAAGTACATATACGAACGGCTCAAGAGATTGTCAGAGATGTATGGCGGTTTTTTCAAACCGTCAAGGTATCTGGAGGAAAGAGCAATGAAAGGAATGCGTTTG AGTGAATCACAGTCGTCGAGGTCTCGAATGTGA